The Mya arenaria isolate MELC-2E11 chromosome 16, ASM2691426v1 genome includes a window with the following:
- the LOC128221020 gene encoding uncharacterized protein LOC128221020 has product MELKPSQIYFSQDSINNVFDKRCQHSYQLIGETLDAICEDRCSIHSVPTISVMQKNGRWITADNRRLWVFRQLERLGKCKTVPVYTTYHIPAGKMTAFNGGDSVRVRGSPGGRWHLKPKPKPVIHQQRLSTDPQMPSLNRSFVREHEKYSTPYSVRPKPTPSIYGYTSPVSDPVVSHQYKSFSRPPSDIQAPSLNRSYIREQERISTPRSVRPKPPPAAYHYPTPVPNYSSQRQLVRDDEVQVTMNEPNRPVQPEERRIICCTIL; this is encoded by the exons ATGGAGTTAAAACCTTCACAAATATATTTCTCGCAGGATTccattaacaatgtttttgacaaaagatgtcAGCATAGTTACCAACTCATTGGAGAAACCTTGGATGCGATTTGTGAAGATAG aTGCAGTATTCATTCTGTCCCGACGATTTCTGTCATGCAAAAAAACGGAAGGTGGATCACTGCCGACAACCGCCGATTATGGGTCTTTCGACAACTCGAACGCCTTGGAAAATGCAAAACTGTACCCGTTTACACCACTTACCACATTCCCGCTGGGAAGATGACGGCATTTAATGGCGGCGACTCAGTACGCGTGCGCGGAAGTCCAGGAGGAAGGTGGCATCTGAAACCTAAACCAAAACCGGTTATACACCAACAGCGTCTATCGACAGACCCACAAATGCCCTCGTTGAATAGATCTTTTGTCAGGGAACATGAGAAGTATTCGACACCTTATTCAGTTCGACCAAAGCCTACTCCCTCCATATATGGCTACACTTCTCCAGTATCTGATCCGGTTGTGAGCCATCAGTATAAATCCTTTTCGCGTCCACCGAGTGACATTCAAGCACCCTCGTTAAATAGATCATATATTCGCGAACAAGAACGAATATCGACACCGCGTTCAGTTCGACCCAAACCTCCACCCGCCGCATATCACTACCCTACTCCCGTACCTAACTACTCTTCACAAAGGCAGTTAGTTCGTGATGATGAAGTACAGGTTACCATGAATGAACCTAATAGGCCAGTTCAACCGGAAGAAAGAAGGATAATTTGCTGTACAATTTTATAA